In a genomic window of Akkermansiaceae bacterium:
- a CDS encoding DNA topoisomerase III: protein MSKTLIIAEKPSVATDLSSALAKAPEVGKFEKKGKGRDIYFENEGFVITSAVGHLVELKMPQGPIGKNGQPRNLPWNFDVLPAIPKKFELQPIEQSEARLKQVLRLCRRKDIDTIVNACDAGREGELIFRYILELGNIDKPVKRLWMQSMTQGAILDAWSHLRSDEDMHNLRDAAKCRSESDWLVGLNSTRALTCFRSRHGGFNITAAGRVQTPTLAILARREMEIREFIPEAYSEVHADFSVEKGNYAGRWINESWKRDAKLPHSRPERLWKKEDAEAIRARCEGKTGTVHEEQKPTKQASPQLYDLTTLQREASSRYGFSAKRTLQVAQALYEKYKMLTYPRTDSRYLPEDYLGKVHETVDAIAQQGGELGKHAKHAISEKLIVPSKRVFNNAKISDHFAIIPTGRFVKMDEAAEKIFDLVTKRFLAVFYPAAEFLNTRRITRVTTQGSVGVPPASSNEITDAFLTTGKILVTPGWLAVYGRQPGVASGKDELCSVSEGESAKVDHIEVRDDQTKPPARFNEATLLSAMEGAGKLIDDEELREAMSERGLGTPATRAATIEGLIRQKYIERDGREFHVTRKGIRLIEITDELGIHALASPSMTGDWESKLRQMEHGQLSRPEFMHEIIDFTSDIVNKAKKYTAELKNKVFPDLVATCPNCHADRLKTTDATYECYNPECAFQMSKYIASRLINEQEAKELLAKKFIGPLDGFKSRFNRPFEAALELKQEETKTGKKGKWKVGFVFDDGENERDELDDEQVVASVTTPDGKKVKIYETAKAWYVPAITTKNDPDGIRISRTILQCEIPTDQGIQLIEKGKTNLLQGFISKRTKRAFSAYLTFDASNGKIGFEFEPRKFGKKAAKKTGKEEK, encoded by the coding sequence ATGTCGAAGACCCTCATCATTGCAGAGAAGCCCTCTGTCGCCACCGATCTCTCAAGCGCGCTTGCCAAAGCACCCGAAGTCGGGAAATTCGAAAAAAAAGGCAAGGGCCGCGATATCTACTTCGAAAACGAAGGTTTTGTCATTACCTCAGCTGTGGGGCATCTGGTCGAACTCAAGATGCCCCAGGGCCCGATCGGCAAGAACGGCCAGCCCAGGAACCTTCCCTGGAACTTCGATGTGCTACCCGCCATCCCCAAGAAATTCGAACTCCAACCCATCGAGCAGTCCGAGGCCCGACTGAAACAGGTCCTGCGCCTCTGCCGCCGCAAGGACATCGACACCATCGTCAACGCCTGCGACGCCGGCCGCGAGGGTGAACTGATTTTCCGCTACATCCTCGAGCTCGGAAACATCGACAAACCGGTCAAACGCCTCTGGATGCAATCCATGACCCAGGGCGCCATCCTCGACGCCTGGTCACACCTCCGCAGCGATGAGGACATGCACAACCTGCGTGATGCCGCCAAATGCCGGTCGGAGTCCGACTGGTTGGTAGGCCTCAACTCCACCCGAGCCCTGACCTGTTTCCGCTCCCGCCATGGCGGCTTTAACATCACCGCCGCAGGACGCGTCCAGACGCCCACCCTCGCCATCCTCGCACGCCGCGAGATGGAAATCCGCGAGTTCATCCCCGAGGCCTACTCCGAAGTCCATGCCGATTTCTCAGTCGAAAAAGGCAACTACGCGGGACGCTGGATCAATGAATCCTGGAAACGCGATGCCAAGCTGCCCCACTCACGCCCAGAGCGCCTTTGGAAAAAGGAGGACGCCGAGGCGATCCGCGCGCGGTGCGAAGGCAAGACCGGCACCGTACACGAGGAACAGAAACCCACCAAGCAGGCATCACCACAGCTCTACGACCTGACAACGCTCCAACGCGAGGCATCCTCGCGTTACGGCTTCTCCGCCAAACGCACCCTGCAGGTCGCCCAGGCACTCTACGAGAAGTACAAGATGCTCACCTACCCCCGGACGGACTCGCGCTACTTGCCGGAGGACTATCTCGGCAAGGTACACGAAACCGTCGATGCCATCGCCCAACAAGGTGGCGAGCTTGGCAAACACGCCAAACACGCCATCTCGGAAAAGCTCATCGTGCCCAGCAAGCGCGTCTTTAACAACGCCAAGATCTCCGACCACTTCGCCATCATCCCCACAGGCCGCTTCGTGAAAATGGATGAGGCCGCCGAAAAAATCTTCGACCTCGTCACCAAACGCTTCCTCGCCGTCTTCTACCCAGCCGCCGAGTTCCTCAACACCCGCCGCATTACACGGGTCACCACCCAAGGGAGCGTGGGCGTCCCGCCCGCATCATCCAATGAAATCACAGACGCTTTTCTAACAACCGGAAAAATCCTCGTCACCCCGGGCTGGCTCGCCGTCTACGGCAGACAACCGGGCGTTGCCTCCGGCAAGGATGAACTCTGCTCTGTCTCCGAAGGAGAATCCGCCAAGGTCGACCACATCGAAGTCAGGGACGACCAGACCAAACCCCCCGCCCGGTTCAATGAAGCCACCCTGCTCTCCGCCATGGAGGGGGCCGGGAAACTCATCGATGACGAGGAACTGCGGGAAGCGATGTCCGAGCGCGGTCTCGGCACCCCGGCCACACGCGCCGCCACCATCGAAGGCCTCATCCGCCAGAAATACATCGAGCGCGACGGTCGTGAATTCCACGTCACCCGCAAAGGCATCCGCCTGATCGAAATCACCGATGAACTCGGTATCCACGCCCTGGCATCACCATCGATGACAGGCGACTGGGAAAGCAAGCTACGCCAGATGGAACACGGCCAGCTCTCGCGCCCCGAGTTCATGCACGAGATCATCGACTTCACCTCCGACATCGTCAACAAGGCGAAGAAATACACCGCGGAGCTGAAAAACAAAGTTTTCCCGGACCTCGTCGCCACCTGCCCTAACTGCCACGCTGATAGACTCAAAACCACCGATGCCACCTACGAGTGTTATAACCCCGAGTGCGCATTCCAGATGAGTAAATACATCGCCTCCCGCCTCATCAACGAGCAGGAGGCGAAAGAACTGCTTGCCAAGAAATTCATCGGTCCGTTGGATGGCTTCAAATCCCGTTTCAACCGCCCCTTCGAAGCAGCCCTAGAACTCAAACAGGAGGAAACCAAGACTGGTAAAAAGGGGAAATGGAAAGTCGGCTTTGTCTTTGACGACGGCGAGAACGAGCGTGACGAACTTGACGATGAACAGGTCGTTGCCAGCGTCACCACTCCCGACGGCAAGAAGGTCAAAATCTACGAGACCGCCAAAGCATGGTATGTGCCGGCCATCACCACCAAAAACGACCCTGACGGCATCCGCATCTCACGCACCATCCTGCAGTGTGAGATACCCACCGACCAGGGAATCCAGCTGATTGAAAAAGGTAAAACCAACCTGCTTCAGGGCTTCATCTCAAAGCGCACCAAACGCGCCTTCTCAGCCTACCTCACCTTTGATGCCAGCAACGGCAAGATCGGCTTCGAGTTCGAACCACGCAAGTTCGGCAAAAAGGCAGCCAAGAAAACGGGGAAAGAAGAAAAGTAA